GTGACGCGCTGTTCCTCGTCAACTGGGCGGCCGCTACCGACGGAGAGCGCCTCACCCGTGCGACCGGTCCGTCGTTTCCCCTCCCCGACCACGTCGCCCGTCGCATCCGCGACGGCGAGGAGCTCGGCCCGGTGATGGACGACGAACTCGGCGAGTCGGACGTGAAGAAGAGGCAGGGCGCGGCGGGCGTGTTCACCGCCGGGATGGTCGACCGCGAGGCGAGTCTCGCGACCGGTGTGGCCGCGGCGCTCGGCCCGTTCGTCTCCGAGCAGTACGAGTCGCGCTGAGGGAGTCGCCGTCGTTTCCGAATCGCTCAGTCGTTGGTCTTCGCGGCGTCGGGCGAGACGTCGCGGGACTCCTCGACGGCCGTCGTCAGCGAGACGTTCAGCAGGAGCGTCGAGGCGACGCCGCCGACGAGGGTGACGACGTTCTTCACCGCGTGGTCGACGACGGCCGCGCCGATGACCACCGTCGACGGGACGGGCGTGAACGCGACGACGATGAGCGTGAACGCCCCCTCGTAGAGGCCGACGCCGCCCGGCGTCAGCGGTAGCACCTTCGCCAGGTTCCCGACGCTCACCGCGAAGAAGCCGACCGAGACGAGGACGACCGGCGAGAGGCCGACGTCGAACGCGGCGAACACGAGGAGCGCGGTCACCACGTCGAGCGTCCAGATGGCGACGCTCGACGTGCCGACTCGGACGAACGCCGCCCGGTTCCCGGCGACCGTCTGGACGTCGCCCACGAAGCGTTCGATGACGCCCGCGACGTAGTCGGCGTAGGAGTCAGAACTCAGCCGTCGGACGCCGCGCCGGACGAGGTTCGTCTCGGCGCGTGCGCTGGCGAGGATGAGCGACACCGCGCAGAGCGTGGCGACGCCGACGAACGCGGCGACGTACAGCGCCGTCTGTCCGCTGTCGGCGTACTG
This region of Halomarina salina genomic DNA includes:
- a CDS encoding DUF84 family protein; this translates as MHVAVGSANPVKRRAVASVVAGEWTVESVAVPSDVAEQPRGHVETRTGAENRARAAFDATAETSPSSPRLGVGIEGGVADVEGCDALFLVNWAAATDGERLTRATGPSFPLPDHVARRIRDGEELGPVMDDELGESDVKKRQGAAGVFTAGMVDREASLATGVAAALGPFVSEQYESR